One window from the genome of Salmo salar chromosome ssa25, Ssal_v3.1, whole genome shotgun sequence encodes:
- the LOC106586199 gene encoding cysteine/serine-rich nuclear protein 3, whose amino-acid sequence MSGILKRKFDEVEASSSPCSSLQESDDEVSCSESGDSSDSVNPSASGPFTPDSILKREKRVRTRRVHFDNVTVYYFSRRQGFTSVPSQGGSTLGMSNRHSGVRQYSLGEFALEQERIHRDMLRDHLKEEKLNSMKLKLTKNGTVESEEANTLMAEDISDDDIDLENTEVDEYFFLQPLTTKKRRALLRTSGVKKIDVEEKHELRAIRVSREDCGCDCRVFCDPETCACSVAGIKCQVDRMSFPCGCTKEGCSNAAGRVEFNPIRVRTHFLHTIMKLELEKSREQQQASPANGYHGESNGYGNPLVQTQYSLSDPTVQQSAIMHLQTADDMDEPLDDEDEDEDDEENEEDDEDEEDSSSLCSGLSDSSTQSLANSDSEEEDGDEEDKSEDFENGVSKPPVADTEVAPLSSVLCYSDATLPHDNHIDDHMNGNSYLFSSPADYYQLENPSAVASANGTASQPSEPYGEVLSFPHTASTTNGAMPQGPFNMAVDIGEQYTDYPRQAEEQYANQHFTLTNGTAATTAMGCCTPDLENNMVPSKGTFPEQPERLSQMEFHNNYLNNKNCFVAEQPKEASSVNGLSEGPSLADSTKIPALADNLPQVAPV is encoded by the exons ATGAGCGGAATACTTAAGAGGAAGTTTGACGAGGTGGAGGCGTCCTCCTCGCCGTGCTCCTCCTTGCAGGAGTCTGATGACGAGGTCTCCTGCAGCGAGAGCGGAGACAGCAGTGACAGTGTCAACCCTTCAGCCTCGGGCCCCTTCACCc CTGATTCTATACTGAAGAGGGAGAAGCGTGTGAGAACAAGGAGGGTACATTTTGACAATGTGACGGTATACTACTTCAGCCGGCGTCAGGGCTTCACCAGTGTGCCCAGTCAGGGGGGCAGTACTCTGGGCATGTCCAACAGACACAGCGGTGTCAGGCAGTACTCCCTGGGAGAGTTTGCCCTGGAGCAAGAGAGAATCCACAGAGACATGCTCCGAGACCATCTGAAGGAGGAGAAACTCAACTCCATGAAACTCAAG CTGACTAAGAACGGTACAGTGGAGTCAGAGGAGGCTAACACGCTCATGGCGGAGGACATCTCTGACGATGACATTGATCTGGAAAACACCGAGGTGGACGAGTACTTCTTCCTACAGCCCCTCACCACTAAGAAGCGCCGGGCTCTGCTGCGGACCTCGGGGGTGAAGAAGATTGACGTGGAGGAGAAGCACGAGCTGCGGGCCATCCGGGTGTCCAGGGAGGACTGTGGCTGCGACTGCAGAGTGTTCTGTGACCCAGAGACCTGTGCATGCAGCGTAGCAGGAATCAAGTGCCAG GTGGACCGCATGTCTTTTCCCTGTGGCTGTACCAAGGAGGGCTGTAGCAACGCGGCCGGCCGGGTGGAGTTTAACCCCATCCGCGTGCGGACCCACTTCTTGCACACCATCATGAAGCTAGAGCTGGAGAAGAGCCGCGAGCAGCAGCAGGCATCCCCTGCGAACGGTTACCATGGCGAAAGCAACGGCTATGGCAACCCGCTGGTCCAGACGCAATACTCTCTGTCAGACCCAACAGTCCAACAGTCTGCCATCATGCACCTCCAGACAGCTGACGACATGGACGAACCTCTGGATGATGAAGACgaagatgaggatgatgaggagaaTGAGGAAGATGACGAGGATGAAGAGGACAGCAGCAGTTTATGCAGTGGACTGTCTGACTCCAGCACTCAGAGCTTGGCAAACAGTGACTCTGAGGAAGAGGATGGCGATGAGGAGGACAAGTCGGAGGACTTTGAGAATGGAGTCAGCAAGCCGCCTGTCGCCGACACTGAGGTTGCTCCCCTGTCCTCCGTGTTGTGTTACTCTGACGCCACTCTGCCGCACGACAACCACATTGACGACCACATGAATGGAAACTCTTATTTATTCAGCTCCCCAGCAGATTATTATCAGTTGGAGAACCCCAGTGCTGTTGCCTCAGCCAACGGGACGGCCAGCCAACCCAGTGAACCCTATGGAGAGGTCTTATCATTCCCACACACAGCAAGCACTACTAACGGTGCCATGCCACAAGGACCATTTAACATGGCCGTCGACATTGGAGAGCAGTACACAGATTACCCCCGCCAGGCTGAGGAACAGTACGCCAATCAGCACTTCACCCTGACCAATGGCACAGCAGCAACCACTGCCATGGGCTGCTGCACACCTGACCTGGAGAACAACATGGTCCCGTCTAAAGGAACGTTCCCTGAGCAGCCTGAGCGCCTCAGCCAGATGgagttccacaacaactacctgaaCAATAAGAATTGTTTTGTGGCAGAGCAGCCAAAGGAAGCGTCTAGCGTTAATGGTCTGTCTGAAGGGCCTTCTTTAGCAGACAGTACAAAGATCCCTGCATTAGCAGATAATCTCCCCCAGGTCGCACCAGTTTAG